A stretch of Acaryochloris thomasi RCC1774 DNA encodes these proteins:
- a CDS encoding di-heme oxidoreductase family protein has product MSKLTKFLVLAGGVAISTFLASTFFVPSSVPPAMAGGDTTVISRSSRAYEHPAPNLSEKSNEEHFEGDLAFDAVFVTAPARVNPGLGPQFNNASCTGCHLRNGRGLPEKGQLLVRVSNPENASNLPDKDDYHAERVAPSENTPPVPGIGTQIQDQAIYGHPPEARVEISWKAEKGQYQDGTGYELRSPQATITLPNEQPLPSEVLTSLRIPPPVFGLGLLEAVPEKNILALADPKDSNNDGISGRPNQVWDMEQKKITLGRFGLKANQPNLLQQSAAAYFNDMGVTNPLFLEADGSSDIDAQTLKAAAVYAQTLAVPARTLIKDQKVKRGEQLFTKANCASCHISELRTGQHEYAELENQTIHPYTDMLLHDMGAGLADNRPDFEATGSEWRTSPLWGIGVTQTVLPYSSYLHDGRARTLEEAILWHGGEAQSAQQTFMAMAEEDRDALVRFLHSL; this is encoded by the coding sequence GTGAGTAAGCTGACGAAATTTCTTGTCCTTGCCGGTGGGGTTGCGATCTCAACCTTCCTCGCCTCAACCTTTTTCGTCCCCTCCTCTGTCCCTCCGGCGATGGCCGGGGGCGACACCACCGTGATTAGCCGTAGTTCACGGGCCTACGAACATCCTGCTCCCAACCTCAGCGAGAAAAGTAATGAAGAGCATTTTGAAGGTGATCTGGCCTTTGATGCCGTCTTTGTCACGGCCCCCGCACGCGTCAATCCAGGGTTAGGACCACAGTTTAACAATGCCTCCTGTACTGGCTGTCACCTGCGAAATGGGCGTGGACTGCCTGAGAAAGGTCAGCTTTTGGTTCGGGTAAGCAATCCCGAGAATGCCTCAAACCTCCCTGACAAAGACGACTACCACGCTGAAAGGGTAGCCCCTTCAGAGAATACGCCTCCGGTTCCTGGTATTGGTACCCAGATTCAAGATCAGGCGATCTATGGACATCCACCTGAAGCTCGAGTAGAGATTAGCTGGAAAGCGGAAAAAGGACAGTATCAGGATGGGACGGGTTATGAGTTGCGATCGCCCCAGGCCACAATCACTCTTCCTAATGAGCAACCACTCCCCTCAGAAGTCTTAACCTCACTCCGCATTCCACCTCCAGTGTTTGGCTTAGGCCTCTTAGAGGCTGTCCCCGAAAAAAATATTTTGGCCCTAGCTGATCCCAAAGACAGCAACAACGACGGCATCTCTGGTCGCCCGAATCAAGTTTGGGACATGGAACAGAAGAAAATAACCCTTGGACGCTTTGGGCTAAAGGCCAATCAGCCTAATCTCCTGCAGCAGAGCGCGGCGGCCTACTTTAACGATATGGGCGTCACCAACCCCTTATTCTTAGAGGCGGACGGCTCCAGCGATATTGATGCGCAGACACTGAAGGCAGCAGCGGTTTATGCTCAGACCTTGGCCGTTCCAGCTCGAACATTGATTAAAGATCAAAAGGTCAAGCGAGGTGAACAGCTTTTTACGAAGGCCAACTGTGCAAGCTGCCACATTTCTGAATTGCGCACGGGTCAGCATGAATATGCTGAACTAGAAAATCAAACCATTCATCCCTACACAGATATGCTGCTGCACGATATGGGAGCAGGGCTAGCGGATAATCGCCCTGATTTCGAGGCGACGGGTAGTGAGTGGCGGACCTCACCTCTATGGGGCATTGGGGTTACTCAGACGGTTTTACCCTACTCTAGTTATCTCCACGACGGTCGCGCTCGCACCTTAGAGGAAGCCATTCTTTGGCACGGGGGTGAAGCCCAGTCTGCTCAGCAAACATTCATGGCAATGGCAGAAGAAGATCGAGACGCTCTGGTTCGGTTCCTGCACTCTCTATAG
- a CDS encoding Fe2+-dependent dioxygenase: MIVEVENVLASEELEYLTSALSKAQFVDGKITAGWHAKQVKQNLQMQRNAPEAADLRQVVESALRRHPLFSAVVRPKKIHSILFSCYEVGMSYGSHVDNALMGQWRSDVSFTLFLGTAYQGGELVIEHADGERRYRLGVGDAIAYPSSTLHRVEPVTDGTRLVAVGWAQSLIRDPQKRELLFDLDTARRSLFAREGKTVEFDLISKSHANLLRQWVD, translated from the coding sequence ATGATTGTTGAAGTTGAAAATGTGCTCGCGTCTGAGGAGCTTGAATACCTCACCTCAGCGCTCTCAAAGGCTCAGTTTGTCGACGGCAAGATCACGGCAGGCTGGCATGCCAAGCAGGTGAAGCAAAACTTGCAGATGCAACGGAATGCTCCAGAAGCAGCAGACCTGCGGCAGGTGGTTGAGTCAGCCCTCAGGCGACATCCATTGTTTAGTGCTGTGGTGCGGCCCAAGAAAATTCACTCCATCCTGTTTAGCTGCTATGAAGTAGGGATGTCCTACGGTAGCCATGTGGATAATGCGCTCATGGGGCAGTGGCGCTCGGATGTTTCGTTCACGCTATTTCTGGGGACGGCCTATCAAGGCGGAGAGCTGGTCATTGAGCATGCTGATGGTGAACGGCGGTATCGGCTGGGTGTCGGGGATGCGATCGCATATCCTTCTTCCACACTTCATCGGGTCGAACCCGTCACGGACGGCACTCGATTAGTCGCGGTGGGCTGGGCACAAAGCCTGATCCGCGATCCGCAAAAGCGAGAACTGCTCTTTGATCTAGACACCGCACGGCGATCCTTGTTTGCTAGAGAAGGTAAGACCGTCGAATTTGATCTGATCTCTAAAAGTCACGCCAACCTGCTGCGTCAGTGGGTTGACTAA
- a CDS encoding DUF1800 domain-containing protein has translation MINRGLWRPLLISLLCVISFLGPLAVPVQAVTDSRAIYVLNRLSFGPRPGDLEHIQAVGVEGYIKEQLSPKSLQPPSNLKRKLQQLKILKLTPIQVIQRFEPQRQQQQRPAAQKAARQKARRPLKQAEQARIIQAIASPRQLEEVMVNFWFNHFNVSAEKGRVKFWIGDYERNAIRPYALGSFRDLLGATAKHPAMLFYLDNWRNTAPNSPGARGRFQGLNENYARELLELHTLGVNGGYTQADIIATAELLTGWSIPAPRQMAQHPTGFYFNAKRHDPRPKTVLGTKITGQGIVAGEQLLDLLASHPATARQISYELAQYFVADQPPEALVKRLTQRYLKTDGDIRAVLDTLFHSPEFWDDKYKGRKYKTPYEYVLSATRAQGRDLDFNTQQMLGMFAQLGMPLYRCRTPDGYPNTQTEWLNPEAVTRRVSLAMTLTRNRGSQNRPTDLPQLVNTLGDQISSPTQTVVDASPERLRAALLLGSPDFMYR, from the coding sequence ATGATTAACCGTGGCCTATGGCGCCCTCTTCTGATCAGCCTTCTTTGCGTGATTAGCTTTCTGGGGCCGTTAGCAGTCCCCGTGCAGGCCGTCACTGACTCCCGAGCCATCTACGTTCTCAACCGTCTTAGCTTTGGTCCTCGCCCAGGCGATCTGGAACACATTCAGGCCGTCGGCGTTGAAGGGTACATCAAAGAACAGCTCTCCCCTAAATCTTTACAGCCGCCGTCAAACCTCAAACGAAAGCTACAGCAGCTCAAGATATTGAAGCTTACCCCCATTCAGGTTATTCAGCGCTTCGAGCCTCAGCGTCAACAACAACAGAGGCCAGCAGCTCAGAAAGCCGCACGCCAAAAAGCCCGTCGGCCTTTGAAGCAAGCAGAGCAAGCCCGGATAATACAGGCGATCGCTAGCCCTCGGCAGCTAGAAGAAGTGATGGTCAACTTCTGGTTTAATCACTTCAACGTTTCGGCAGAAAAAGGCAGAGTCAAATTCTGGATCGGAGACTACGAGCGGAATGCCATTCGTCCCTATGCTCTGGGTTCTTTTCGGGATCTGTTGGGGGCCACGGCTAAACACCCTGCAATGTTGTTTTATCTTGATAACTGGCGCAACACTGCCCCCAACAGTCCAGGCGCTCGGGGGCGATTCCAGGGGCTTAACGAAAACTATGCCCGTGAACTGCTAGAACTGCATACTCTGGGCGTGAATGGAGGCTACACTCAGGCAGATATCATTGCCACCGCCGAACTATTGACCGGCTGGAGCATCCCAGCCCCCCGACAGATGGCTCAGCATCCTACGGGGTTTTACTTTAATGCAAAACGACATGACCCTCGTCCTAAGACCGTTCTGGGCACAAAAATTACGGGCCAGGGGATCGTGGCTGGCGAACAACTCTTAGATCTTTTAGCAAGTCACCCCGCTACCGCTCGGCAGATTAGCTATGAACTGGCTCAATATTTTGTTGCTGATCAGCCGCCAGAGGCACTGGTCAAGCGCCTCACGCAACGCTACCTCAAGACAGATGGTGATATTCGGGCTGTTCTGGACACTTTGTTCCACAGCCCTGAGTTTTGGGACGATAAGTATAAAGGCCGTAAATATAAAACGCCCTATGAATATGTTCTCTCAGCAACACGCGCCCAAGGGCGCGATCTAGATTTCAACACTCAGCAGATGCTAGGAATGTTCGCCCAGCTTGGTATGCCGCTCTATCGCTGTCGGACACCCGATGGCTATCCGAATACCCAGACTGAATGGTTAAATCCAGAGGCCGTGACTCGCCGCGTTAGTCTCGCAATGACGCTCACGAGAAATCGAGGATCTCAGAACCGACCGACCGATCTGCCCCAGTTAGTCAACACGCTGGGAGATCAAATTTCGTCCCCAACCCAAACCGTGGTTGATGCCAGCCCCGAGCGCCTGCGTGCAGCTTTGCTGCTGGGTAGCCCTGACTTCATGTACCGCTAG